One part of the Lycium ferocissimum isolate CSIRO_LF1 chromosome 8, AGI_CSIRO_Lferr_CH_V1, whole genome shotgun sequence genome encodes these proteins:
- the LOC132068663 gene encoding uncharacterized protein LOC132068663 isoform X2 — MGSSMERKKHKNKPLPSLGPKKVNNTKRKKKKKKKKEKVKQSNVKSTENAKAKSKSKVVKDKELNDVIRFPTAAQQLKYFHEEYESANRVQLSSLELESFTETCMLELNPEQAQSNSALADHMKVAFGSSWKEILCEKELDGKIDPGQPALLVISLSALRSLDLLRELRPLTSECRAAKLFSKHMKIEEQASSLKNRINIASGTPSRDEFWDLYKNYFHQRIMEGALQICLYDEIPANIKRKKSDKDE, encoded by the exons ATGGGTAGCAGTATGGAGAGGAAGAAGCACAAGAATAAACCATTGCCATCTTTAGGACCCAAAAAAGTAAACAACacaaagaggaagaagaagaagaagaagaagaaggaaaaagtgAAGCAAAGCAATGTCAAATCTACTGAAAATGCCAAAGCCAAAAGCAAAAGCAAAGTAGTAAAAGATAAGGAGTTAAACGATGTCATTCGTTTCCCCACAGCAGCACAACAGTTGAAGTATTTCCATGAAGAGTATGAATCCGCCAATAGGGTTCAGCTTTCTTCCCTCGAGCTCGAATCCTTTACAG AGACATGCATGCTTGAGCTAAATCCTGAACAAGCTCAAAGTAATAGTGCATTGGCTGACCATATGAAGGTTGCTTTTGGATCATCATGGAAAGAAATTCTGTGTGAAAAAGAGCTTGATGGGAAAATTGATCCAGGGCAACCTGCACTTCTGGTTATTAGCTTATCCGCCTTGCGTTCGTTGGACCTTCTCAG AGAATTGCGGCCTTTGACAAGTGAATGCCGTGCTGCAAAGCTTTTCTCAAAGCATATGAAGATTGAGGAGCAG GCTTCTTCTCTCAAGAATCGCATTAATATTGCAAGTGGGACACCAAGCAG AGATGAGTTCTGGGACTTGTATAAGAACTACTTTCACCAGCGGATAATGGAAGGTGCATTGcaaatatgcctttatgacgaaATACCAGCTAATATTAAGAGAAAGAAGAGTGACAAAGATGAGTAG
- the LOC132068663 gene encoding uncharacterized protein LOC132068663 isoform X1 gives MGSSMERKKHKNKPLPSLGPKKVNNTKRKKKKKKKKEKVKQSNVKSTENAKAKSKSKVVKDKELNDVIRFPTAAQQLKYFHEEYESANRVQLSSLELESFTETCMLELNPEQAQSNSALADHMKVAFGSSWKEILCEKELDGKIDPGQPALLVISLSALRSLDLLRELRPLTSECRAAKLFSKHMKIEEQASSLKNRINIASGTPSRIKKLIDMEALGLSRLAVIVLDMKTDAKGYSLLTLAQVRDEFWDLYKNYFHQRIMEGALQICLYDEIPANIKRKKSDKDE, from the exons ATGGGTAGCAGTATGGAGAGGAAGAAGCACAAGAATAAACCATTGCCATCTTTAGGACCCAAAAAAGTAAACAACacaaagaggaagaagaagaagaagaagaagaaggaaaaagtgAAGCAAAGCAATGTCAAATCTACTGAAAATGCCAAAGCCAAAAGCAAAAGCAAAGTAGTAAAAGATAAGGAGTTAAACGATGTCATTCGTTTCCCCACAGCAGCACAACAGTTGAAGTATTTCCATGAAGAGTATGAATCCGCCAATAGGGTTCAGCTTTCTTCCCTCGAGCTCGAATCCTTTACAG AGACATGCATGCTTGAGCTAAATCCTGAACAAGCTCAAAGTAATAGTGCATTGGCTGACCATATGAAGGTTGCTTTTGGATCATCATGGAAAGAAATTCTGTGTGAAAAAGAGCTTGATGGGAAAATTGATCCAGGGCAACCTGCACTTCTGGTTATTAGCTTATCCGCCTTGCGTTCGTTGGACCTTCTCAG AGAATTGCGGCCTTTGACAAGTGAATGCCGTGCTGCAAAGCTTTTCTCAAAGCATATGAAGATTGAGGAGCAG GCTTCTTCTCTCAAGAATCGCATTAATATTGCAAGTGGGACACCAAGCAG GATTAAGAAGTTGATAGACATGGAGGCACTTGGCCTATCTCGATTAGCTGTGATTGTGCTGGATATGAAAACTGACGCGAAGGGCTATTCGCTGTTGACACTGGCTCAAGTCAG AGATGAGTTCTGGGACTTGTATAAGAACTACTTTCACCAGCGGATAATGGAAGGTGCATTGcaaatatgcctttatgacgaaATACCAGCTAATATTAAGAGAAAGAAGAGTGACAAAGATGAGTAG